A DNA window from Paraburkholderia sp. PGU19 contains the following coding sequences:
- a CDS encoding NAD(P) transhydrogenase subunit alpha produces the protein MEVINHTVINLIIFVLAIYVGYHVVWNVTPALHTPLMAVTNAISAIVIVGAMLAAGLTLGAPGKFFGTLAVALAAVNVFGGFLVTRRMLEMFRKKGPKKIAGDQKGNG, from the coding sequence ATGGAAGTCATCAACCACACCGTCATTAATCTGATCATTTTCGTGCTGGCGATTTACGTCGGCTACCACGTGGTCTGGAACGTCACGCCCGCGCTGCACACGCCGCTGATGGCGGTGACCAACGCGATCTCGGCGATCGTGATCGTCGGCGCAATGCTGGCCGCGGGGCTGACGCTCGGCGCGCCGGGCAAGTTCTTCGGCACGCTCGCTGTCGCGCTCGCGGCGGTCAACGTGTTCGGCGGATTCCTGGTGACGAGGCGAATGCTGGAGATGTTCCGCAAGAAAGGACCGAAGAAAATCGCTGGCGACCAGAAGGGGAACGGATAA
- a CDS encoding 2Fe-2S iron-sulfur cluster-binding protein — protein sequence MARLVVMRRDGAESVIEAGDGRSVMELIRDHGIDEMLAMCGGCCSCATCHVYVDPKFADRLPPMNGEESDLLDSAKSRDATSRLSCQIPFTEALDGMRVTVAEEA from the coding sequence ATGGCCCGCCTAGTCGTAATGCGGCGCGATGGCGCCGAGTCGGTCATCGAGGCCGGTGATGGCCGTTCAGTCATGGAACTGATCCGCGACCATGGCATCGACGAAATGCTCGCGATGTGCGGTGGGTGTTGCTCGTGTGCAACCTGCCATGTGTACGTCGATCCAAAGTTTGCCGACCGGCTGCCGCCGATGAACGGCGAAGAGAGCGATCTGCTCGACAGTGCCAAATCGCGCGACGCGACCTCGCGCCTGTCGTGCCAGATCCCGTTCACCGAAGCTCTGGATGGCATGCGCGTAACCGTCGCCGAGGAGGCGTGA
- a CDS encoding NAD(P)(+) transhydrogenase (Re/Si-specific) subunit beta, whose translation MSLNVVTLLYLVASVCFIQALKGLSNPKTARTGNTFGMVGMAIAILTTIALISKQAATLGSNLGLGLGLLLVGLVVGGAVGAFVAARVEMTKMPELVAAMHSLIGMAAVCIAYAVVSEPAAFGLGVEEGIPGFLPYGNRVELFIGTFVGAITFSGSVIAFGKLSGKYKFRLFQGAPVVYGGQHLINLMLAIAMIGFGVIFFLTQSWLPFIIMTLIAFVLGVLIIIPIGGADMPVVVSMLNSYSGWAAAGIGFSLNNPMLIIAGSLVGSSGAILSYIMCKAMNRSFFNVILGGFGNEAGAAAAGGAAEQRPVKSGSADDASFMLGNAETVVIVPGYGLAVARAQHALKELTDKLVEKGIEVKYAIHPVAGRMPGHMNVLLAEAEVPYDMVFEMEDINGEFGQVDVVLVLGANDVVNPAAKNDPKSPIAGMPIIEAYKARTVIVNKRSMAAGYAGLDNDLFYMDKTMMVFGDAKKTIEDMVKAVA comes from the coding sequence ATGAGTCTGAACGTTGTCACGCTGCTTTATCTGGTCGCGTCGGTCTGCTTCATCCAGGCGCTCAAGGGGCTGTCCAATCCGAAGACGGCGCGCACCGGCAACACCTTCGGCATGGTTGGGATGGCAATTGCGATCCTCACCACCATCGCGCTGATCTCCAAACAGGCGGCCACGCTCGGCTCGAATCTCGGGCTGGGGCTTGGCCTGCTGCTGGTCGGGCTGGTGGTCGGCGGCGCGGTTGGCGCGTTTGTCGCCGCGCGCGTGGAGATGACCAAGATGCCGGAACTGGTCGCGGCGATGCACTCGCTGATCGGTATGGCTGCCGTGTGTATCGCCTATGCGGTGGTGTCGGAACCGGCCGCGTTCGGGCTGGGCGTGGAGGAGGGCATTCCAGGCTTCCTGCCGTACGGCAACCGCGTCGAACTCTTTATCGGCACCTTCGTCGGCGCAATCACCTTTAGCGGTTCGGTGATCGCGTTCGGCAAGCTCTCGGGCAAGTACAAGTTCCGGCTCTTCCAGGGCGCGCCGGTGGTGTACGGCGGCCAGCATCTGATCAACCTGATGCTGGCGATCGCGATGATCGGCTTCGGCGTGATCTTCTTCCTCACGCAGTCGTGGCTGCCGTTCATCATCATGACGCTGATCGCGTTCGTGCTGGGTGTCTTGATCATCATCCCGATCGGCGGCGCGGACATGCCGGTGGTGGTGTCGATGCTGAACTCGTATTCGGGGTGGGCGGCGGCGGGCATCGGCTTCTCACTGAACAATCCGATGCTGATCATCGCGGGCTCGCTGGTGGGCTCATCCGGTGCGATCCTGTCGTACATCATGTGCAAGGCGATGAACCGCTCGTTCTTCAACGTGATTCTCGGCGGCTTCGGCAACGAGGCGGGCGCGGCGGCGGCGGGCGGCGCGGCAGAACAGCGTCCGGTGAAATCCGGTTCGGCCGATGATGCGTCGTTCATGCTTGGCAACGCGGAGACAGTCGTGATCGTGCCGGGTTACGGTCTGGCGGTGGCGCGCGCGCAGCATGCACTGAAGGAACTCACGGACAAGCTGGTCGAGAAGGGCATCGAGGTGAAGTATGCGATTCACCCGGTGGCCGGACGGATGCCGGGTCACATGAACGTGCTGCTGGCGGAAGCCGAAGTGCCGTACGACATGGTGTTCGAGATGGAGGACATCAATGGCGAGTTCGGCCAGGTCGACGTGGTGCTGGTGCTCGGTGCGAACGACGTGGTGAATCCGGCGGCGAAGAACGATCCGAAGTCGCCAATCGCGGGCATGCCGATCATCGAGGCGTACAAGGCGCGCACGGTGATTGTGAACAAGCGCTCGATGGCGGCGGGCTACGCCGGTCTCGACAACGATCTCTTCTACATGGACAAGACGATGATGGTGTTCGGCGATGCGAAGAAAACCATCGAGGATATGGTCAAGGCGGTAGCTTGA
- a CDS encoding Re/Si-specific NAD(P)(+) transhydrogenase subunit alpha, translated as MHIGVPAETHARETRVAATPETVREYGAQGHRVTIETGAGVAASFQDEAFAAAGAEIVDTGTAFGADLVLKVQSPTDAELPLLKRGATLVGMLDPFNTENSSKLAAAGVTAFALEAAPRTTRAQSLDVLSSQANIAGYKAVLLAATLYPRFMPMLMTAAGTVKAARVLILGAGVAGLQAIATAKRLGAVIEASDVRPAVKEQIESLGAKFLDVPYETDEEREAAQGVGGYARPMPPSWLTRQSALVHERAKQADVVISTALIPGRAAPTLISVDTVQAMKPGSVLIDLAAGRGAEYEGRRGGNCPLTDADQVVVKHGVTIVGHTNLASMVPADASSLYARNLLDFLKLIITKDGALNIDLADDIVAATLLARDGEVTRKS; from the coding sequence ATGCACATCGGAGTGCCTGCCGAGACGCATGCGCGCGAAACACGCGTCGCCGCAACGCCGGAAACGGTTAGGGAGTACGGGGCGCAAGGCCATCGGGTCACTATCGAGACCGGTGCCGGGGTAGCAGCAAGCTTTCAAGACGAGGCCTTTGCAGCTGCCGGCGCGGAAATCGTCGATACCGGGACGGCGTTCGGCGCGGATCTCGTCCTGAAGGTCCAGTCGCCGACTGACGCCGAATTGCCGTTGCTCAAGCGCGGCGCGACGCTCGTCGGCATGCTTGATCCGTTCAATACCGAAAACTCATCAAAGCTGGCCGCGGCCGGCGTTACCGCGTTCGCCCTCGAAGCCGCGCCGCGCACCACGCGCGCGCAAAGCCTCGACGTGCTGTCGTCGCAGGCCAACATCGCCGGGTACAAGGCTGTGCTGCTGGCCGCGACGCTCTATCCGCGCTTCATGCCGATGCTGATGACCGCTGCGGGCACCGTGAAAGCGGCGCGCGTGCTGATCCTCGGCGCAGGCGTGGCGGGCTTGCAGGCGATTGCGACTGCCAAGCGCCTGGGTGCCGTGATCGAAGCATCCGACGTGCGTCCGGCCGTCAAGGAGCAGATCGAATCGCTCGGCGCCAAATTCCTCGACGTGCCGTACGAAACCGACGAGGAGCGCGAAGCCGCGCAGGGCGTCGGCGGCTACGCGCGGCCGATGCCGCCTTCGTGGCTCACGCGCCAGTCGGCGCTGGTGCACGAGCGGGCCAAACAGGCGGACGTGGTGATCTCCACCGCGTTGATCCCGGGCCGCGCCGCGCCGACGCTCATCTCCGTTGATACCGTGCAGGCGATGAAACCGGGCTCGGTGCTGATCGACCTCGCCGCCGGACGCGGCGCCGAGTATGAAGGCCGGCGCGGCGGCAACTGCCCGCTCACCGACGCGGACCAGGTCGTGGTCAAACACGGCGTGACGATCGTCGGCCATACGAATCTGGCCTCGATGGTGCCCGCCGATGCGTCGTCCCTGTACGCGCGCAACCTGCTCGACTTCCTCAAGCTGATCATCACGAAGGACGGCGCCCTGAACATCGATCTCGCGGACGACATCGTCGCGGCCACGCTGCTGGCCCGGGACGGCGAAGTCACGCGCAAGTCTTAA
- a CDS encoding electron transfer flavoprotein-ubiquinone oxidoreductase, producing the protein MPSDTLVGEYGPRDSMEYDIVIVGGGPAGLSAAIRLKQLAADNGTEIGVCVLEKGSEIGAHILSGAVMDPRALAELLPDWKERGAPLSVEVTEDRFLFLSEKRAFQTPGWMLPGNFKNHGNYVVSLGNVTRWLGQQAEALGVEIFPGFPAAELLYHDDGSVKGVATGNMGVGKDGEPLDNFQLGMELHAKYTLFAEGCRGHLGRQLVAKYGLDQNADPQAYGVGIKELWEIDPAKHKPGLVIHTAGWPLKPDTYGGSFLYHMDANQVVVGFVVGLGYTNPYLSPFGEFQRYKTHPSIHTFLEGGKRVSYGARAITAGGLMSLPKLVFPGGALIGDEAGFLNASRIKGSHAAIKTGTLAAEAAFDAVRTGRRADELATYPHAFMQSWLYRELYRARNFKQWMAKGLYLGTLMVGVEQKMMRGNVPWTLHHKHADHEMLKPASQCEPIDYPRPDGKLTFDRLSSVFISNTNHGENQPAHLTLKDASVPVNVNLRTYAGPESRFCPAAVYEFVKDGDGSDRLVINAQNCVHCKTCDIKDPTQNIVWVTPEGGGGPNYPNL; encoded by the coding sequence ATGCCCAGCGACACGCTTGTCGGCGAGTACGGCCCGCGCGATTCAATGGAATACGACATCGTGATCGTCGGCGGCGGCCCTGCCGGTCTTTCGGCCGCGATCCGACTCAAGCAGTTGGCTGCCGACAATGGCACCGAGATCGGCGTGTGCGTACTGGAAAAGGGATCCGAGATTGGTGCCCACATTCTGTCTGGGGCGGTAATGGATCCACGTGCGCTCGCGGAGTTGCTCCCCGACTGGAAGGAAAGGGGCGCGCCGCTCTCCGTCGAAGTGACGGAGGACCGCTTCCTGTTTCTGTCCGAGAAACGCGCGTTTCAAACGCCTGGCTGGATGCTCCCCGGCAACTTCAAGAACCATGGCAACTACGTGGTTTCGCTCGGGAACGTCACGCGCTGGCTCGGGCAGCAGGCGGAAGCCTTGGGCGTCGAGATCTTCCCGGGCTTCCCTGCTGCCGAACTTCTCTATCACGACGACGGCTCGGTGAAGGGCGTCGCAACGGGCAACATGGGTGTCGGCAAGGACGGCGAGCCGCTTGATAACTTCCAGCTCGGCATGGAGTTGCACGCGAAGTACACGCTGTTCGCTGAAGGCTGTCGTGGTCATCTCGGTCGCCAGTTGGTCGCGAAGTACGGGTTGGACCAGAACGCGGATCCTCAGGCTTACGGCGTCGGCATCAAGGAACTGTGGGAAATCGATCCCGCGAAGCACAAGCCGGGCCTCGTCATCCATACGGCCGGCTGGCCGCTAAAGCCGGACACGTACGGCGGCTCGTTCCTGTACCATATGGACGCCAATCAGGTGGTGGTGGGCTTCGTGGTAGGCCTCGGCTATACGAACCCCTATCTGTCGCCGTTCGGGGAGTTTCAGCGCTACAAGACGCACCCGTCGATCCATACGTTCCTCGAAGGCGGCAAGCGTGTGTCGTACGGCGCGCGCGCGATCACGGCCGGTGGCCTCATGTCGCTGCCCAAGCTCGTATTCCCTGGCGGGGCACTGATCGGCGACGAAGCGGGCTTTCTGAACGCATCGCGTATCAAGGGCAGTCATGCGGCGATCAAGACCGGGACGCTGGCTGCCGAAGCCGCGTTCGACGCGGTGCGCACCGGCCGCCGGGCCGACGAACTCGCCACGTACCCCCACGCATTCATGCAATCCTGGTTGTATCGGGAGCTGTATCGCGCGCGTAACTTCAAGCAGTGGATGGCGAAGGGGCTGTATCTCGGCACGCTGATGGTCGGGGTCGAGCAAAAGATGATGCGCGGCAATGTGCCGTGGACGCTGCATCACAAGCATGCGGACCACGAGATGTTGAAACCAGCGTCGCAATGCGAGCCGATCGATTACCCGAGGCCCGATGGCAAGCTGACGTTCGATCGGCTGTCCTCGGTGTTTATCTCGAACACGAACCACGGGGAGAACCAGCCGGCTCACCTGACTCTCAAGGACGCGAGCGTGCCGGTGAATGTGAATCTGCGCACGTATGCGGGTCCGGAGAGCCGGTTTTGCCCCGCCGCCGTCTACGAATTCGTGAAGGACGGTGACGGCAGCGACCGCCTGGTGATCAACGCGCAGAACTGCGTGCATTGCAAGACCTGCGACATAAAGGACCCGACGCAGAACATCGTATGGGTCACGCCCGAAGGCGGCGGCGGGCCGAATTATCCCAATCTATGA
- a CDS encoding cytochrome P450 has translation MMNIEPINPPISFADREVYACPFSAYARLREEQPVYRDPKSGHYILTRYDDVRKAMLNVAALSNNTGVMGDRWAPEANHLFETEGWSPMNTLVSNDPPGHRTYRTLVDKVFTTQKVASLEPRIQQLIDELIDGFVGLPEIDFLDAFAVPLPMYVIAEQLGVAREDRAKFKRWSDVAMQSVDPLVTPEQQLILARELIEMQQYMAGQIQRVRATPDDKLLSRLANLDTDGRRLDMRELQSLILQILVAGNETTTTTLALGMKTLIERPELVEEIDQNPDRARPFVEETLRVTAPLQTLFRRALVDVEIGGVTIPAGSMVEVRFGAANRDPRQFACPADIDLDRPNSASHLSFGAGIHLCVGNQLARGELRLAFQTLTRRLTDLRLSRGVDSLHWIDNYAAYGPDRMWMAFAVRPQ, from the coding sequence ATGATGAACATCGAACCCATTAACCCGCCGATCAGCTTCGCCGACCGCGAGGTCTATGCCTGCCCGTTTTCTGCCTATGCCCGGCTGCGCGAAGAGCAACCGGTGTACCGCGATCCGAAGTCCGGCCACTATATCCTCACGCGGTACGACGACGTGCGCAAAGCCATGCTGAACGTCGCTGCGCTGAGCAACAACACCGGGGTGATGGGCGATCGCTGGGCACCGGAAGCCAACCATCTGTTCGAGACGGAAGGCTGGTCGCCCATGAACACGCTAGTATCGAACGACCCCCCGGGCCACCGCACCTATCGCACGCTCGTCGACAAGGTCTTCACGACGCAGAAGGTCGCGAGCCTGGAACCCCGCATTCAGCAACTGATTGACGAGCTGATCGACGGCTTCGTGGGGCTGCCCGAGATTGACTTCCTCGACGCGTTCGCTGTGCCGCTGCCCATGTACGTGATTGCCGAACAGTTGGGCGTGGCACGCGAAGACCGGGCGAAATTCAAGCGATGGTCGGACGTGGCCATGCAAAGCGTTGACCCGCTGGTCACGCCGGAACAACAGCTCATTCTCGCCCGCGAATTGATCGAAATGCAGCAGTACATGGCAGGCCAAATCCAACGCGTGCGCGCGACGCCCGACGACAAGCTCCTGAGCCGCCTCGCGAACCTCGACACCGACGGGCGCCGGCTCGACATGCGCGAGCTGCAGAGCTTGATCCTGCAGATCCTGGTCGCCGGCAACGAGACGACCACGACGACCCTCGCGCTTGGTATGAAGACGCTGATCGAGCGCCCGGAACTCGTCGAGGAAATCGACCAAAATCCCGATCGGGCACGTCCGTTCGTCGAGGAGACGTTGCGTGTGACCGCACCGCTCCAGACACTGTTTCGGCGAGCGCTTGTCGATGTCGAGATCGGGGGCGTGACGATTCCTGCCGGCTCGATGGTCGAGGTACGGTTCGGCGCCGCGAACCGCGACCCCCGCCAGTTCGCCTGCCCGGCGGACATCGACCTAGATCGCCCGAACAGTGCGAGTCATCTGAGTTTTGGTGCCGGCATCCACCTATGCGTCGGCAATCAGCTTGCGCGCGGCGAACTGCGCCTCGCCTTTCAGACCCTGACCCGGCGGCTGACCGATTTGCGCCTTTCGCGCGGTGTCGACAGCCTGCACTGGATCGACAACTACGCCGCCTACGGACCCGATCGGATGTGGATGGCGTTCGCTGTTCGGCCCCAATGA
- a CDS encoding FAD-dependent oxidoreductase, whose translation MARSYDVLIVGAGHAGAHTALALRQQGFDGSIALVGDEPELPYERPPLSKEFLSGEKPFDRLLVRPAPFWSERNVQVLTGHRIVVVDPVAHSVRDADDETFGYGRLVWATGGRPRPLSCPGAEAAGVHVLRTRADAEGIKRAMTGVQRVVIVGGGYIGLEVAAALVAKGKSVSVLEARDRVLARVAGEALSRFYEAEHRARGVAVRLGAMVDAIETCDGRATGVRLHDGSVLAAEMVVVGIGIVPAVEPLIAAGAAGSDGVTVDAFARTSLPGVLAVGDCALHRNPFADGAQVRLESVQNAIDMAVTAARTIVGDPCPYHAVPWFWSNQFDLKLQTVGLSTGYDQTVVRGDMATRSFSVVYLRHGRVIALDCVNAARDFAQGRALVADGAKIEPALLANASLALKQARGAPA comes from the coding sequence ATGGCGCGTTCGTACGACGTGCTGATCGTCGGTGCGGGCCATGCCGGTGCCCACACTGCGCTGGCCCTGCGACAGCAGGGTTTCGACGGGAGCATCGCGCTGGTCGGTGACGAGCCCGAACTGCCCTACGAGCGGCCGCCGCTTTCCAAGGAGTTCCTCAGCGGCGAAAAACCCTTTGACCGCCTGCTGGTCCGTCCGGCACCGTTCTGGTCCGAACGCAATGTGCAGGTGTTGACCGGCCACCGTATCGTCGTCGTCGACCCGGTCGCCCACTCGGTGCGCGACGCGGATGACGAGACCTTCGGCTACGGCCGGCTGGTCTGGGCCACCGGTGGACGGCCGCGCCCGCTGAGCTGCCCGGGCGCGGAGGCTGCGGGGGTACATGTCCTACGCACACGGGCCGATGCGGAGGGAATCAAGCGCGCAATGACAGGCGTTCAGCGTGTCGTGATCGTCGGTGGCGGTTACATCGGCCTGGAAGTAGCCGCGGCACTGGTGGCGAAGGGCAAGTCGGTGTCCGTGCTGGAGGCCCGCGACAGGGTGCTGGCACGTGTGGCCGGTGAAGCGCTGTCACGGTTCTACGAGGCTGAACACCGCGCACGAGGCGTCGCCGTTCGACTCGGCGCAATGGTCGATGCCATCGAGACATGCGATGGCCGCGCCACCGGTGTGCGGCTCCACGATGGCAGCGTCCTGGCCGCGGAGATGGTGGTCGTGGGCATCGGCATCGTCCCGGCCGTAGAGCCTCTGATCGCAGCCGGCGCCGCGGGCTCCGACGGCGTCACAGTCGACGCGTTCGCACGCACCAGCCTGCCCGGCGTCCTGGCCGTTGGCGACTGCGCGCTTCACCGGAACCCGTTCGCCGACGGCGCGCAGGTTCGACTCGAATCGGTTCAGAACGCGATAGACATGGCCGTCACAGCGGCGCGCACCATCGTCGGCGACCCATGTCCATACCACGCGGTGCCGTGGTTCTGGTCGAACCAATTCGACTTGAAGTTGCAGACCGTGGGGCTATCGACGGGCTACGACCAGACCGTGGTCCGTGGCGACATGGCGACGCGCAGCTTCTCGGTTGTCTACCTGCGGCACGGACGGGTAATCGCGCTCGACTGCGTCAATGCCGCTCGTGACTTCGCACAAGGGCGCGCGTTGGTGGCCGATGGCGCAAAGATCGAACCGGCCCTGCTGGCGAACGCTTCCCTCGCGCTCAAGCAAGCCCGTGGCGCGCCTGCTTGA
- a CDS encoding acyl-CoA dehydrogenase family protein → MNFALTDDQIAIRSAIEGICRDFDDDYWLKRDKDGGFPHEFHAAMAKAGWLGIAMPEQFGGAGLGITEAALMMETVAASGGGLSAASAIHMNVFGLHPVVVHGTDDQKARWLPSIIDGRHKACFGVTEPNTGLNTLKLKTTAVRKGDRYVVNGQKVWISTAQVADKIMLLARTTPAEEATATTHGLSLFYTDLDRNKVEVREIEKLGRKAVDSNQLFIDGLEIPAEDRIGEEGRGFEYVLHSLNPERILVAAEATGLGKAALRRASTYAAERVVFDRPIGMNQGIQHPLAERWVDLEAATLLYQRASFLYDEGRSCGAEANAAKFFCAEAGFRACETAVLTHGGMGYAKEYHVERYFREAMLPRIAPISIQLALSFIGEKVLGLPKSY, encoded by the coding sequence ATGAACTTTGCCCTTACTGACGATCAAATTGCCATACGCTCTGCTATCGAAGGAATCTGTCGAGATTTCGACGATGACTATTGGCTTAAGCGTGACAAGGATGGAGGGTTTCCTCACGAGTTTCATGCCGCCATGGCGAAGGCCGGATGGCTCGGGATTGCGATGCCGGAACAATTCGGGGGCGCCGGGCTCGGCATTACTGAGGCAGCGCTGATGATGGAGACCGTTGCGGCCTCGGGTGGAGGCCTATCGGCGGCATCGGCCATACATATGAACGTGTTCGGTCTTCATCCAGTCGTCGTTCACGGAACAGATGACCAGAAAGCGCGTTGGCTGCCATCGATCATCGACGGACGTCACAAGGCCTGTTTCGGGGTGACGGAGCCCAATACAGGCCTGAACACGCTCAAGCTAAAGACGACGGCTGTTCGTAAAGGCGACCGCTATGTTGTGAATGGCCAGAAGGTCTGGATTTCGACGGCCCAGGTTGCCGATAAGATCATGCTTCTCGCGCGGACGACGCCCGCTGAGGAAGCAACGGCGACAACACATGGATTGAGCCTCTTCTATACAGATTTGGACCGTAATAAGGTCGAAGTACGGGAAATCGAGAAGCTTGGCAGAAAGGCCGTGGATTCAAATCAGCTATTTATCGATGGACTCGAGATTCCGGCCGAAGATCGTATTGGAGAGGAGGGACGAGGATTCGAGTATGTCCTGCACAGCCTCAATCCAGAGCGCATCCTTGTCGCGGCAGAAGCGACGGGTTTGGGAAAGGCAGCCCTGCGCCGGGCATCGACATACGCAGCAGAGCGCGTCGTCTTCGATCGTCCCATCGGCATGAATCAGGGAATCCAGCATCCTTTGGCAGAGCGCTGGGTGGATCTGGAGGCAGCAACTCTTTTGTATCAACGCGCGTCCTTCCTCTACGACGAAGGACGATCCTGCGGGGCAGAAGCTAATGCCGCGAAGTTTTTCTGTGCCGAGGCAGGGTTTCGGGCCTGTGAGACCGCCGTATTGACCCACGGCGGTATGGGGTATGCAAAGGAATATCACGTTGAACGGTATTTCCGCGAAGCAATGTTGCCTCGCATTGCCCCTATCTCGATTCAGTTAGCACTCAGTTTCATCGGGGAAAAGGTCCTCGGATTGCCGAAATCTTATTGA
- a CDS encoding TetR/AcrR family transcriptional regulator: MAIRNLKKRQAILEAAYQLFRTNGFERTSVSAIVAVVGGSKGTIYAHFGSKEKLFVDCMFSVPEYSMARMLKGLHAEGKDLDAQLREFGESFLRLACTPEVVSVRRLMISEAQRGGVGRMFYERFQAFQQELASFVSTCMAHGRLQRADAHIAATQLRLLLEAEVIDPLLLCATDGPIADLDVRRMSHCAIDTFLRAYARKDVQTTEPAPQAPRLSSRPVADADAGVRAARV; the protein is encoded by the coding sequence GTGGCGATCAGAAACTTGAAGAAGCGACAAGCGATCCTGGAGGCGGCGTACCAATTGTTCCGTACCAACGGCTTCGAGAGGACCTCGGTGTCCGCGATAGTGGCAGTCGTTGGTGGGTCCAAGGGGACGATCTATGCCCATTTCGGGTCAAAGGAGAAGCTTTTCGTCGATTGCATGTTCTCCGTGCCCGAGTATTCGATGGCCCGCATGCTCAAAGGCTTGCACGCCGAGGGGAAGGATCTGGATGCGCAGTTGCGGGAATTCGGCGAATCCTTCCTCCGCCTTGCGTGCACTCCGGAGGTCGTCTCGGTTCGGCGCCTGATGATCAGCGAGGCGCAGCGCGGCGGTGTTGGCCGGATGTTCTACGAAAGATTCCAAGCCTTCCAGCAGGAACTTGCCTCGTTCGTCTCGACATGCATGGCGCACGGGCGGTTGCAGCGGGCCGACGCGCACATTGCCGCCACACAACTGCGCTTGTTGCTCGAGGCGGAGGTGATCGACCCACTGCTGCTGTGTGCGACCGACGGCCCGATTGCCGACCTCGATGTCCGGCGCATGTCCCACTGCGCCATTGACACGTTCTTGCGTGCCTACGCGCGGAAGGACGTACAGACTACCGAACCGGCACCTCAAGCGCCGCGGCTCAGTTCGCGTCCGGTGGCTGATGCTGACGCAGGCGTTCGCGCAGCTCGCGTCTAA